Proteins from one Muntiacus reevesi chromosome X, mMunRee1.1, whole genome shotgun sequence genomic window:
- the PBDC1 gene encoding protein PBDC1 isoform X1, producing the protein MEATGGTEELVSGELVSVAHALSLPAESYGNDPDIEMAWAMRAMQHAEIYYKLISSVDPQFLKLTKVDDHIYSEFRENFKNLRIDILDPEELKSESAKEKWRPFCLKFDGIVEDFNYGTLLRLNCSQGYTEENTIFAPRIQFFAIEIARNREGYNKAVYTGIKDKEEKEASNGGDKGANSREEEKGANREGEKEKEAYKEINKSSETTM; encoded by the exons ATGGAGGCGACCGGTGGAACTGAGGAGTTG gTTTCCGGGGAACTGGTGTCAGTGGCACATGCTCTTTCTCTCCCAGCCGAGTCTTATGGCAACGAT CCTGATATCGAGATGGCTTGGGCCATGAGAGCAATGCAGCATGCTGAAATCTACTACAAA CTGATTTCATCAGTTGACCCACAGTTCCTGAAACTCACCAAAGTGGATGACCATATCTATTCTGAGTTTCGGGAAAATTTTAAGAATCTCAGGATAGATATACTGGATCCAGAAGAACTCAAATCAGAATCAGCTAAAGAG AAGTGGAGGCCATTCTGCTTGAAGTTCGATGGGATTGTGGAAGACTTCAACTATGGTACTTTGCTGCGACTGAACTGTTCACAGGGCTACACTGAAGAAAACACCATCTTTG CACCTAGGATACAATTTTTTGCCATTGAAATTGCTCGGAATCGAGAAGGTTATAACAAAGCAGTTTATACTGGTATTAAggacaaagaagagaaagaagccagcaATGGAGGAGACAAAGGAGCCAAcagcagagaagaagaaaaaggagccaacagagaaggagaaaaagagaaagaagcctACAAAGAAATCAACAAAAGTAGTGAAACAACTATGTGA
- the PBDC1 gene encoding protein PBDC1 isoform X2, producing MAWAMRAMQHAEIYYKLISSVDPQFLKLTKVDDHIYSEFRENFKNLRIDILDPEELKSESAKEKWRPFCLKFDGIVEDFNYGTLLRLNCSQGYTEENTIFAPRIQFFAIEIARNREGYNKAVYTGIKDKEEKEASNGGDKGANSREEEKGANREGEKEKEAYKEINKSSETTM from the exons ATGGCTTGGGCCATGAGAGCAATGCAGCATGCTGAAATCTACTACAAA CTGATTTCATCAGTTGACCCACAGTTCCTGAAACTCACCAAAGTGGATGACCATATCTATTCTGAGTTTCGGGAAAATTTTAAGAATCTCAGGATAGATATACTGGATCCAGAAGAACTCAAATCAGAATCAGCTAAAGAG AAGTGGAGGCCATTCTGCTTGAAGTTCGATGGGATTGTGGAAGACTTCAACTATGGTACTTTGCTGCGACTGAACTGTTCACAGGGCTACACTGAAGAAAACACCATCTTTG CACCTAGGATACAATTTTTTGCCATTGAAATTGCTCGGAATCGAGAAGGTTATAACAAAGCAGTTTATACTGGTATTAAggacaaagaagagaaagaagccagcaATGGAGGAGACAAAGGAGCCAAcagcagagaagaagaaaaaggagccaacagagaaggagaaaaagagaaagaagcctACAAAGAAATCAACAAAAGTAGTGAAACAACTATGTGA